GTTTCATAAGTGATTTAAACAAATACGCTAAGCATTACCATTTCACCCATTCTATGGGGCTCTGTTTGATATCCCAGTCATGTGAGTTATTGATTTCAAATGCTCTACCCTTAATACCTGTTGCTCATCCTTCTAAGTAGATAACTAATAACTATCCCAACTACAATTCTGCTTCAAGTCAAATGTTTGTCAGAAACTCTCTATCACATAGCATTGTATAAGTGCCTTCACTAGGATATCAATATTTAAAGGAACCAGGTCACCAACTTCTCAATTAGGGACAGACGATAAAAGCTAGCCTTGTAATCCCGTTAATGGAAATAAAGTGTAAATAACCTGGCTTGGTAACAGTTTTTATTCAATATATGTTGTATCATTCAGGTGATTACTTGTAACAGACTGTACTCACCTTTGATTTAGGTTCTCCTACAGAGAAATGGAGGGTGACATAGCCGGCCCGTTGGCTCTCCTCAATATCCATCAGTGTGCTGGAGTCAATTTTTAACCCAGTACTAATTTCTGCACTACGCACAAAGTCCTGCGCTTGTAAGTCTTCTACACGTTTCAGCTCCCCATTCGCTAACTGGATGATGGCACCTTTCATAAAGTGTGAAGGAATAGGAGCAGCTGGGGACTgctggacaaggacaggctgAAGAACTGGTACAGAGGGCTGTGCAGCTGGAAGTGGAACCACTGTACAAACACTTGTTTGTGTATCAAGAGCCCTTTGAATTACGGGTTCTGTAGTTACAGCAGCTGTATTAACCAAGGAATTCCCAAGAGCAGGGGCATCAACAGGCATTAATATTGGCTGCCCATTGGCTAATACCATTGTTTTATGCAAATGCCCACATTGGTCATCCAGCATTTGCCTTTTGAGTCCTGGGGTAACATGCTGTTGAGCAGGCAGATATGGAGATTGTGGTAATTCTTCACTAGAACAAAACTCTGCAAAGTTCTTACCTGGAATGACTTGCAAATGGTGTCTTAATTGCTCTTGATTTTTGACTGAATTCTGAGAAACTTTCATAGTACTTAAGACTTCTTTTCTAACAACTACAGGACCCTCAGTTCCTTGAGCACTCAAACTCCCAACTACTTGCTGGACTTCTAGGTCTGTGTCCGGTGTACTCCTTTGTGCTGGAGAGGTAACCTCATTCCTTGGTTCCCTATGAGAAGGAAAATGGGGACTGCCTCTAGCTTTTTCAATGGGTGAAGAAGATAACTGCGGTTCTTTTCTGCCAACATTATGGGGTGCCTGAAGTTCTATAAATCTTTCTTGTCGTGGCCGTTTCTCAAAATTTTGATGGTTTGAAGCTCCTTCAATTCGGTTTGTTGAGACTTCCAATATAGCTTCAGCAATTTCTTTGTCTTTTGCCATCTGAAAGCTAAATCTATTGTTATGGGAAATATCTAGATTCGGTACTGCTGTAGTAAATGAGGCATATGATGGCGTTAACACCGAGGGTTGAAAATGAACCCTACCATGAGCCATACCTTGCAATGGTTCTGTTGCAGATAGGTGAGCCAGTGGTCCTTGTGGAGTCAAACTTTGTATAGGAGAACCAGtggttttactgtatgtttctatAGGAGAAgttgtctgtggaggaggagTAACAGCCTCAGCCATCACGGAAGGATACGAGACAAGATGAGAAAAATGAGAGGTGGGAATGCCCATGGTAGAAGAAATTAGAGGATTTGGCAGAATCCCATGAGACACATATGGTATTGTGTATGGAGCTCCTACAAATTGCAGTGAAGCATGGGGTAGCTGGGTGTAATGAACAGGCATATATGGAACCCCATGGTGTTGAAGAAGCGGAGATGCAATGCTGTAACCTGGTGACAGATGCCCCATGTTCACCAATGAATTCTGAGCATTTAATGAATTGCTTGCAGAAGGTACAGCCAATTTGTACATCATACTATACTGATCCACTGCAACTCCAGGTGAGCTTTCACCATTATCAGCTCTGACTCCACATCTCAGTGTTGTTTGATTCTCTTCAGCAGCACTTCTCGACCAATCAGCATCACTCACAGTAGTAATATTGGTTGGCAAAGTATTATTTTTTAAGACCTCCTCACCTCCAGTGCTATTCTGTAGAAGTTCTCGTTTCTTTGGTGGCAGGCATTCCTGATTTCGCTCATAAGCAGGTTTCATATTGTACTCTGGAGTATTACTTTTGCCTATAAATATCACCAAGGAAAGTCAATGGGAGAACAAAGATATTCTGGAGCTCTCCTCAAACCACTTGCTGACGGGAGCCTAACCAATCAATAGAGAAAAAGAATATGTAAATAACAATAAAACAAAGGGAAAAAATGCCTTTATAAAAAAAAGCATACATTCTCAAAGACAATGCTTTTTCAAATTTGTTCTATTGATAATCTGTAAATTGATAAAAGTAATAGCTGTAATATGCAGAGTCAGTATCAAGCTTCACTAAAATGATTTAACGTTATGCTTTAACTTCAATCATGGAATATGTTCTTTgggatctgctccaccatttgataagCTCGTGGCTAACCTTCCAAATCAATTTCACTTTCCAGCCTAATCCTATACACATTCATTCCATTCGTTCTCAAAAAGACTATTGATATTAATCTTGAAAATGGACATCACACTACTCTGGGACAGATAGTTCAACTGATTAATAATacttgagtgaagaagcttctttTGAACTTTAATTTCAAAATACCTTAACTTACAATACCCAATCACATTTTCACTAGCCAAGGATACATTCTCTCAGCACCTGCAAGTCCTCTCAGAATATTGTTTAAAAATAACCTTTCATAAAATACCAGACTATTTAGGCCTCTTAAAGGCTAGCTCACAATACCCCAGGAATCAATCTTGTGAAGCAACTTTGTAGTCACTACAATATATCCATTTTTAGTTAGTGTACCAAAACTGTCCATAAtcacaaaaggttcaaaggttcatttattatcaaagtacgtatgcaatatacaactctgagattcttcttctccagatagctgctaaacaaagaaaaaccacggaagtcagttcagagagaaacagcaaccgccccacacaaaaaaagaacacaaACGTCAAACCCCAAACTCCTCACCCCACACAAAATGCAACAAAAACATTAGAACATTGGCCTCCCAATCCCTCTTCTCACATACAAAAAAACCTCACAAAATGCAACaggaacaagaacatcaaccctcaAATGTCCCTCGCCTGCAAAAAAGCAACAtgaaagaaaacacagaatatataaACCATAAGAAAAAGTTCATAGTCCAAAATCCATAATGCAGAAAACTCAGTAACATCCAACGGAGTCAAACATTGGCTCGTGcccatcattatgtgctgtggtGTATGATGTAGGTGAACATGGTTACTATGATTGCTCTTAGAAAAttgttctacagaagtggtttgccattgccttcttcttgggtagtgtctttacaagacggataaccccagccattatcaatacacttcagagattgtctgcctggcgtcagtggttgcataaccaggacctgtgatatgcaccagctgctcatatgtccacccaccacctgctcccataacCCTGCttggggggataagcaggtgccaCTCCTTGCCCAAGGGCGACTTGCACGCGAGTGGAGAGAAGGAgcgcctcacacctcctttggtcaaGATGCATCTTCACTCTGCCACACAAGTACATCGATAATACATCGGCTATATAAAAGCTTTATATAATTGGACACTTCCTTGATTTTTCTCTTTTAAATCCCTTCAAATAAAGAGTAACATATCTCttgcattagaccataagacataggagcactaTTAGCCCACTTGGCCAatcaactctgctccaccattcagtcatggctgattctcttttcccctcctcaaccccactccccagccttctcctcgtaacctttgatgctgtgtccaatcaagaacatatcaattgtgccttaaatacacccaacaacctggcctccacagctgcctgtggtaacaaattacacaaattcaccaccctctggctaaagaaatttctctgcatctctgttttaaatggatgcccctctatactgaggctgtttcccccttgtcctagacccccctcaccatgggaaatatcctttccacatttactttgtctaggcctttcaacattcaaaaagtttcaatgagatcctcccacatccttctaaataccagtgaatacagacccagagccatcaaatgtttctcatatgagaatgttccttttattcccagaatcatccttgtgaaccacctctggaccctctccaatgccagcacatcctttcttagatgaggggcccaaaactattcacaatactcaaggtgaggcctcaccagtgccttataaagcctcagcatcacatccctactgttgtattcaagacctcttggaaaaaaatgttaacatagtatttgccttcctcactaccaactcaCATTAtcctttaaggtgttctgcacatGGATTCCCAAGCTCCTTTGCTtctcagatttttgcattttcttcctgtttagtaaatagtctgcacattaatttctactaccaaagtgcatgaccatgcatctttcatcattgtatttaatttgcaactctcttgcccattctcttaatctgtctaagtcctaatGCAGCCTAGCTGTTTCCTCAACCTCACCTGGAATTGGGACCAAAAATAGAACGCTGGAAGAATTTAGCAGGtttcaatagatacatttaatgtcagagatatgtatacaatataaatcctgaaattctttttctttgcaaacatccacagaaacaggggagtgccccaaagaatgaatgacagttaaacgttagaaccccaaagcccccccacgcACAAGCATTGgcaacaaccccacccccaccagcaaaagagCATCAGCAGGCCAAACAACATGTGCACAGACAAAAGGCACAAGTTAGTGTTTCGGGTGTAAGAAAGTTACCATTTTAGCTATAACCAACTGCAGCAATTGGCTGTAATTGCTACAGATGAGGAAGGGTAGATATCTTTGATAGTGCAAGTATGATGCACATTACAGTGCCATCAATGTGTaaaaatatcaaaaattaatGAAAATAACTTAATTTTATGATTTAAAAAAACCATATTAACATGTTAATAGAATTATATATTGCAAATTAAATCTATTTTCCAATATTTTCTACAAACAGTTTGCAGTGCCTGTCAAGTGGTAAAAATGTTCCAAATTGATCTTGGACTATTATCAAATTAAAACTGATTGCTCTGCTAATATTTTCATATGGCAATAGATGACCTCTATTTGTGTGCTTTATGCTGCATCTTAAATGGAGAAGAAAAAGATGGAGGGGTTTTTAGTGctgtgggggttgggggggggtttaGTACCGAAGATGGGAATGCAAATGAAGCAATGATTAAATTTGGGGAAGATCTTATAACTAGAACAAGTGTTTCACGTAGATCACAGGTTCAAAAGGAGGAAAATGGGGAGGTGAAACAACTataatttaaaatgaaaattttaAGACTGAGTTATTACTTATCTGGAATCTAATGAAGGTCCACAAGCTTCAGGGTGGTGTGTGAATATGACCGGTAACATGGCAGTATATTTCTGGCTGACCACAAGCATATGGAGAATTGATTAAGAGACACTGGCCTGGACTCAATTTACACAGTCCAGTCTAGAAGAGGTTTGACAGCATGAATAGAGTCAGCTAATGTTACAAAGATAGAAACCTTGTCTGAAGCTCATTTCTGGGTCGAAGAGATTGTAAGATTATTCCATTTATTTCAGGTGcccaggagaataggattgaagTTTTATACACATGcattacattcagccagagactaaTTTCCTCACATTTTCCCACCTGCTATTAAAAATGCTTTTCAGAGGAACTAGTTTAGAACAATGCAGGTCAGAAACCTGAGTTTGCCCTACAAAGATACACAGCATATAAAGAGTTACAACTTACCTGTGAAAGTGAATGAGAACATTGAGTGCTCAAAGCGCAGAAACGTTGCGTTTTCCAGCTTTGGCATCTTTCACCTTGAGGGCAGAGAAATAAAAATTAAACCCAAACATGGTTTGATATAAAGGATATCACATCTAATTCCTAGTTTtagattatattaaaaaaaataataggaTGAACAACCTCACATAATTAACCTTCAATTGTTTAATATTTAAATTATGTAAATAATTCTATCAACTGAAGTAGAATCCACAAAACAGCTTCTACCATAAACCTAAAGGAAAACTAAATcaacgtacactcagtgaccactttattaggtacagaccatgaacatacaccgaGTGTATatctgtggtcttctgttgctgtagctcatccacttccagatatgatgtgttgtgcattcagagaagctcttctgcacaccactgctgtaacacatGACTATCTGAATTACTGGCAGcttcctgtcaccttgaaccagtctagccatccTCTTCCGACCTCCTTCATTATACAAGGGGTTTTCGCCCACAAAGCTGCCGTCACTGAatattttttgtttctcacaccattctctataaattagagactgttgtgctgaaatactcaaaccaccctgtctggcaccatgtCATTCTatggtcaatgtcacttagatcacattccttccccatacTAATGtttaaacaacaactgaatctcttgaccatgtctgcatgcttttatgaattgagttgttgccacatgattggctgattagatatttgtattaacaagcagatgtacctaataaagtggccactgagtgtatttaattTATACCATGTTAAATTATTTCAGCAGAACATAATAGTCTATTTGCAAAATTTAATTTGATTTACAAGCATACAATTGCTTTCATACACTAACGTAATATTCAGAAATTAATATTAAGTGAAGGAATGATGGCTGCAGTTCTATTGGTAGAAGGGAATGTAATTTGCAGGACAAAaacatttatatagcacctttaatGTAGAAATAGGTCATTAAACACTTCATTGGAATGTTATAGAGAGGATTTGAATCCAATTTTGATTGCCACATTTTAGAAAGAATGTAACAGTCCGAGACAGACTGAAGATAAGATTCACAGAATTGTTCCAGACATTAGTGATTTCagctataagactgaaaaaaagacACAACTAGAGTATTCTTCTTGGAGAAAAGAATGTCGGGAGGGGATTTGTTTAAGGTGTGCAGGAAAAAGcaagagaggcagatgataaggACCAAGGAACACACATTTAAACATTTGCCAAATAATACAAAGGTTTATAGGAAAATCATCTTTAAATTCAGCAATTACATTCTGGAACACATTGTCTGAAAGAGTGGTAGAAAGAAGGTCAACCACTGCTTTGAAAGAAAACAAACTCTTCAGAGAGAATCATTTGCCAGGATGGGTGAAAGCACAAGAGATTTCTACTAATGGAATGTCTCTACATTTGCCCTGCAAGGCAAATGCTCAAAGTGATAGGTTGTCAGCAGCATCTTGGAAGATGAAGAAGTGGTATAAAGTCAAATACGTTTTGGAAGGAACTATAGAATGAACAACCAAGGTAGCTGATAGCATGATTGACAAAAGTAGAAAAATTAATTTCACAGATGATAGACCAGAAACAAAAAGTAGAGATTTCTAGCAGAGCTGCATGGCTGGGAAAAAAAAACCTAGGTAGAGAAAAGTAAAGCCACGAGTAATTTGAAAACAAAAATTTTAGAAATGGAGACGTCATTCAACTGGGAGCCAAAGTAGGCCACGAAATACAGGGACAATGGGTGACTAGAACTCAGTTTAGGCATGGATTTTGGATGAGCTCTTATTTAATTAGGTGGAGTGAAGGAGACAAGTCAAGTGCTTAGTGGCACAGTCAAGTCTAAAAGTATGAAAGATTTTCTGCAAAGCACCAAATTCACAACATTCGTCAGTGATAAGaagcctgattttgattcttaaaagtttgtgggaacatttcaatgatgggcaagtgaagttgagtgacattTCT
This sequence is a window from Hemitrygon akajei chromosome 17, sHemAka1.3, whole genome shotgun sequence. Protein-coding genes within it:
- the LOC140740756 gene encoding ataxin-1-like; protein product: MKPAYERNQECLPPKKRELLQNSTGGEEVLKNNTLPTNITTVSDADWSRSAAEENQTTLRCGVRADNGESSPGVAVDQYSMMYKLAVPSASNSLNAQNSLVNMGHLSPGYSIASPLLQHHGVPYMPVHYTQLPHASLQFVGAPYTIPYVSHGILPNPLISSTMGIPTSHFSHLVSYPSVMAEAVTPPPQTTSPIETYSKTTGSPIQSLTPQGPLAHLSATEPLQGMAHGRVHFQPSVLTPSYASFTTAVPNLDISHNNRFSFQMAKDKEIAEAILEVSTNRIEGASNHQNFEKRPRQERFIELQAPHNVGRKEPQLSSSPIEKARGSPHFPSHREPRNEVTSPAQRSTPDTDLEVQQVVGSLSAQGTEGPVVVRKEVLSTMKVSQNSVKNQEQLRHHLQVIPGKNFAEFCSSEELPQSPYLPAQQHVTPGLKRQMLDDQCGHLHKTMVLANGQPILMPVDAPALGNSLVNTAAVTTEPVIQRALDTQTSVCTVVPLPAAQPSVPVLQPVLVQQSPAAPIPSHFMKGAIIQLANGELKRVEDLQAQDFVRSAEISTGLKIDSSTLMDIEESQRAGYVTLHFSVGEPKSKVSVEVPQEHPFFVFGQGWSSCSPERTAHLFGLSCQRLTVGNTCISLSAQTSSRSSTQPTSSINTISALESRTMATSEVVLAPPEISVHISRNSEIRNYSKDSVMQHLHTDSESTGVPSHPDYQCRWSPPVFQRGSIQSEDTKMSTRPSFISQEVKLSIEGRSNAGK